One genomic window of Quercus robur chromosome 6, dhQueRobu3.1, whole genome shotgun sequence includes the following:
- the LOC126690178 gene encoding uncharacterized protein At2g29880-like — protein sequence MGNKKDTQKVKDTKTNFRWSQPMQNLLLEILADEALHGNNQSNTFKHASYAKVAEAITEKFMTACTPKHVEHCFKTLRTNWNTIALLRNKKSEFGWNDDLKMITCDRTVYDEEVEAHPNHAQFLNKKIEMFDEMALVVGKDMATGGFSKGVGDIGVEALDDSPPLVDVDVDDISKKKQVDPSHVASNEIRSHRKRSHATMIEDAIYQDLSIQLEVMKMDGFEENMLVSAFDHLNGDEKQARSFMLKNDKLLDIDCIILVVNSVSAMLNYDRKLRKLSTTKVWDGKTQALLDTMRISVHLMADKEEVENRKLLGDCLVSRKG from the exons ATGGGAAATAAAAAGGATACGCAGAAGGTCAAGGACACCAAGACCAACTTCAGGTGGTCACAACCAATGCAGAATTTATTACTTGAAATACTTGCAGATGAGGCTCTTCATGGAAATAATCAATCCAACACATTTAAACATGCATCATATGCTAAAGTAGCTGAAGCAATTACTGAGAAATTTATGACTGCATGTACTCCAAAGCATGTGGAACATTGCTTTAAAACACTCAGAACCAATTGGAATACAATTGCATTACTTCGTAATAAGAAAAGCGAGTTTGGATGGAATGATGATTTGAAAATGATCACTTGTGATAGGACAGTGTATGATGAAGAAGTCGAG GCACATCCAAATCATGCACAATTTCTAAACAAGAAAATTGAGATGTTTGATGAGATGGCTTTGGTTGTGGGTAAGGATATGGCTACAGGAGGTTTTTCCAAGGGAGTAGGTGATATAGGTGTAGAAGCATTGGATGACTCACCTCCGcttgttgatgttgatgttgatgacaTATCCAAAAAGAAGCAAGTTGATCCCTCACATGTGGCCTCAAATGAAATAAGGTCTCACAGGAAACGAAGTCATGCTACTATGATTGAAGATGCCATTTACCAAGATTTGTCCATACAACTTG AAGTTATGAAGATGGATGGGTTTGAAGAAAATATGCTTGTGTCTGCATTTGACCATTTGAATGGGGATGAAAAACAAGCAAGGTCATTCATGTTGAAAAATGACAAGCTCT TGGATATTGATTGCATAATTTTGGTGGTTAATAGTGTAAGTGCCATGCTCAATTATGACAGGAAGCTGAGAAAGCTATCTACTACAAAGGTGTGGGATGGTAAAACTCAAGCACTTCTTGACACTATGCGTATTTCTGTTCACTTG ATGGCGGACAAGGAAGAGGTAGAGAATCGCAAGTTGCTAGGTGACTGTTTGGTTTCTAGGAAAGGttga
- the LOC126690179 gene encoding protein ALP1-like, translating into MDNPSLPAAIMGAATSVIALGVVLLKGLRSRRVMPREPHDCVGAIDGTHVRASVPIQIQGRFRGRKDGTTQNVLVVATFDLKFTYVLAGWEGSAHDSRVLNDALSRPRGLKIPKGKYYLGDAGYGVRKGILSPYRGVRYHLKEFSDNPPRNDKELFNLCHSSLRTSIERCFGVLKKRFHVLDAEPFCSLPTQVDVVLACCIIHNHIIGVDPLDSIMSNGLHGSPLANDSTSRRVQQSQREAQEENREWVQKGDNICHKMWEDYNAME; encoded by the exons aTGGATAACCCATCACTTCCTGCTGCCATAATGGGGGCAGCTACATCTGTTATTGCTTTGGGTGTTGTTCTTTTGAAAGGACTAAGATCTAGAAGAGTTATGCCTAGAGAACCTCAT GATTGTGTGGGAGCTATTGATGGAACTCATGTTCGTGCATCTGTTCCAATTCAAATACAAGGAAGGTTTCGTGGCCGAAAGGATGGAACAACACAAAATGTCCTTGTTGTTGCTACCTTTGACTTAAAATTCACTTATGTATTAGCTGGTTGGGAAGGAAGTGCACATGATTCACGTGTCTTAAATGACGCACTCTCTAGGCCAAGGGGATTAAAAATTCCTAAAG gtaaatattatcttggtgATGCTGGTTATGGAGTTCGGAAAGGAATTCTATCCCCTTATCGTGGTGTTCGTTACCATTTGAAAGAGTTTAGTGATAACCCGCCAAGAAATGACAAAGAATTATTCAATCTTTGCCATTCTTCTTTACGCACTAGCATTGAGCGttgttttggggttttgaaGAAACGTTTCCACGTGTTAGATGCAGAACCTTTTTGCTCACTCCCAACACAAGTGGATGTAGTCTTAGCTTGTTGCATAATTCACAATCATATAATAGGAGTTGACCCTTTAGACTCAATTATGAGCAATGGGCTTCATGGTAGTCCACTTGCAAATGATAGTACAAGTAGAAGAGTCCAACAATCACAAAGGGAAGCccaagaagaaaatagagaatggGTTCAAAAAGGGGATAATATTTGTCATAAAATGTGGGAGGATTATAATGCTATGGAGTGA